A genomic segment from Malus domestica chromosome 05, GDT2T_hap1 encodes:
- the LOC103434518 gene encoding derlin-2.2, with the protein MAQAVEEWYKQMPVITRSYLTAAVVTNIGCSLDIISPHNLYLNPNLVVKQYQFWRLVTNFLYFRKMDLDFMFHMFFLARYCKLLEENSFRGRTADFFYMLLFGAAVLTGIVLVGGMIPQLSASFAKIIFLSNSLTFMMVYVWSKQNPFIHMSFLGLFTFTAAYLPWVLLTFSVFVGASPWVDLLGMIAGHAYYFLEDVYPRMTGRRPLRTPSFIKALFADDPVVVARPGNVRFAPPPVEELHQD; encoded by the exons ATGGCTCAGGCAGTCGAAGAATGGTACAAGCAGATGCCTGTGATCACCCGCTCTTACCTCACCGCAGCTGTTGTCACCAACATCGGTTGCTCCCTCGAC ATAATCTCTCCTCACAATCTGTACTTGAACCCTAATCTAGTGGTCAAGCAGTATCAGTTCTGGCGCCTCGTTACTAATTTTCTTTACTTCCGGAAAATGG ACTTGGATTTCATGTTCCACATGTTCTTTCTTGCTCGGTACTGCAAGCTTCTCGAAGAGAACTCTTTCCGAGGACGGACTGCTGATTTCTTTTACATGCTCTTATTTGGTGCCGCTGTGTTGACTGGGATAGTTCTGGTTGGAGGGATGATACCTCAATTGTCTGCGTCGTTTGCAAAGATTATATTCCTCAGCAACTCGCTAACATTCATGATG GTCTACGTGTGGAGCAAGCAAAATccattcattcatatgagcTTCTTGGGCCTCTTTACCTTCACAGCAGCTTACCTACCTTGG GTTCTTCTGACGTTCTCTGTCTTTGTTGGAGCTAGCCCGTGGGTGGATCTTTTG GGAATGATTGCCGGTCATGCCTATTACTTTCTGGAAGATGTGTACCCACGAATGACAGGTCGCCGGCCCTTGAGAACCCCTTCTTTTATCAAAGCACTGTTTGCGGATGACCCTGTTGTGGTGGCACGACCAGGAAATGTGAGGTTTGCACCACCACCCGTGGAGGAACTTCACCAAGATTAA
- the LOC103434517 gene encoding 15.4 kDa class V heat shock protein-like codes for MEIPAFHHYQYFFPSHLIYPYHLAPENYLHWTETPVSHIFSVDLPGVRKEEIKVQVEDSAYLIIRTQRIEEEEESTEQPSRTFMRKFRIPGQADIERISARYEAGVLTVTVPRSLRRAFFIEPADVPERLQVLARAA; via the exons ATGGAGATCCCAGCCTTCCACCATTACCAATATTTCTTCCCTTCTCACCTCATCTACCCATATCATTTGGCACCAGAAAACTATTTGCACTGGACTGAGACCCCTGTTTCTCACATTTTCTCCGTTGACCTCCCCG GTGTGAGGAAAGAGGAGATAAAAGTACAAGTGGAGGACTCAGCATACCTTATAATTCGAACACAGAggattgaggaggaggaggagtccACAGAGCAGCCTAGCAGGACCTTCATGAGGAAGTTCCGGATTCCGGGTCAGGCCGATATCGAACGGATTTCAGCCAGATACGAAGCCGGAGTGTTGACGGTCACAGTGCCGAGATCTTTGAGGAGGGCTTTCTTCATTGAGCCAGCTGATGTGCCAGAGAGGCTTCAAGTTCTTGCAAGGGCTGCTTAA
- the LOC103434516 gene encoding uncharacterized protein, producing the protein MDLHLKNLFDRFQEQFGSGPGLGPGSGTCLMKVEGIAPNFIKSLFKASAALYRTDPWKRLCPGHIFGVRVGKDADWSGKKQPFPCVQFVGGDGGDIGFHMFRSQSDAKKMTGSRETVQVPNVELLRVTYEREALMFPSNRKMIKSLSLEVSGSDRFPVIDVARCTSSGSLRFRHPSSEELRFVYAFVKAIALVHPLLQEDKEGCPKWSRLMYFEPFIETVDVQWPQEMAKGYDLVAVTISHPPGQAYEEKASSTASSTPTKYAELSKEETFVEVRVYPNGSLKQCAACEKEVHNEQALSCGQCKAVVYCSSVCQKQHTKETHKSICGLYKAMMEREEELAMNIFVFACDADQPCKWLESLGIHQKGMWRRKCSCYSHCPFGLLPVKGGLWDSWGGLDDEEFPRDSSFQHHVRDGMSSPILLSGWSEYYNLRSLPLSSPVAEILSHPLTVYYVLTTLNISSKNLLQKGKEVIVHYLGPEGELDWMPTFAEVGHLLNGLGNVQIVMVGSEVPTKLSGTTSGIGSRVRVNLVRGVYQEEASYLPPPHVIVALNCGLDSYANWGGALNSIKSMGVPAFFTDQSELSCANGKQVLRSAGLHITHPVTPNPFRSPVKHHVPSSNLPSYSNGFVFGVNT; encoded by the coding sequence ATGGATTTGCATTTGAAGAACTTGTTTGATAGATTCCAGGAGCAATTTGGGTCCGGTCCGGGCCTTGGTCCCGGATCAGGGACATGTCTTATGAAGGTAGAAGGCATTGCTCCAAATTTTATTAAGTCCTTATTTAAAGCTTCAGCAGCTTTGTATAGGACTGATCCCTGGAAAAGATTGTGTCCCGGGCATATTTTTGGTGTCCGGGTTGGGAAAGATGCAGATTGGTCTGGCAAGAAACAGCCTTTTCCTTGTGTTCAATTCGTTGGAGGGGATGGCGGCGATATAGGGTTTCACATGTTTCGATCTCAAAGTGATGCCAAGAAGATGACAGGCTCGAGGGAGACAGTTCAGGTGCCCAATGTTGAGCTTTTACGGGTCACATATGAACGCGAGGCATTGATGTTTCCCTCGAATAGGAAAATGATCAAATCTTTGTCGCTGGAAGTGTCAGGGAGTGATCGCTTCCCTGTCATTGATGTTGCCAGATGCACGTCATCGGGGAGTCTTAGGTTTAGGCATCCGAGTTCTGAAGAGCTTAGGTTTGTGTATGCATTCGTGAAAGCCATAGCTCTGGTGCACCCATTGCTGCAGGAAGACAAAGAAGGCTGTCCAAAGTGGTCGAGGTTAATGTACTTTGAACCATTTATTGAGACCGTTGATGTTCAATGGCCACAAGAAATGGCCAAGGGTTATGATCTTGTTGCAGTTACTATCTCACACCCACCTGGCCAGGCATACGAAGAAAAGGCTAGTTCAACGGCTAGCTCTACCCCAACGAAATATGCAGAACTATCAAAAGAGGAGACTTTTGTTGAAGTAAGAGTCTACCCAAATGGCAGCTTGAAGCAGTGTGCAGCATGTGAGAAAGAAGTCCACAATGAACAGGCTCTCTCTTGTGGACAATGTAAGGCAGTGGTTTACTGCAGTTCTGTCTGCCAGAAACAGCATACGAAAGAAACGCATAAGAGCATATGCGGTCTTTACAAGGCTATGATGGAAAGGGAAGAAGAGCTTGCGATGAacatttttgtatttgcatGTGATGCTGACCAACCTTGTAAATGGCTCGAATCACTGGGCATCCATCAGAAAGGCATGTGGAGGAGAAAGTGCAGTTGCTATTCTCACTGCCCTTTCGGTCTTCTTCCTGTTAAAGGTGGACTCTGGGATTCTTGGGGAGGGCTAGACGATGAAGAGTTTCCACGCGACTCATCTTTTCAACATCATGTAAGAGATGGTATGTCGAGTCCAATCCTCCTCTCTGGTTGGTCAGAATACTACAACCTTCGGTCACTGCCATTGTCAAGCCCGGTTGCTGAGATCCTCTCCCACCCATTGACGGTTTACTACGTATTGACAACTCTCAACATCAGTTCAAAGAACTTACTGCAGAAGGGCAAGGAGGTGATTGTTCACTACCTAGGGCCAGAGGGAGAGTTGGATTGGATGCCGACATTTGCAGAGGTTGGTCATTTGCTCAATGGATTGGGGAACGTGCAAATCGTTATGGTAGGTTCTGAAGTTCCAACAAAGTTGTCGGGGACAACTTCAGGGATCGGTAGCAGAGTGAGGGTGAATCTTGTCAGGGGTGTTTACCAGGAGGAAGCCTCCTACCTCCCTCCTCCCCATGTCATTGTTGCACTGAACTGTGGATTGGATAGCTATGCAAATTGGGGTGGAGCTCTTAATTCAATCAAGTCCATGGGCGTCCCAGCATTCTTCACCGATCAATCTGAACTCTCGTGCGCAAACGGGAAACAGGTTCTACGAAGTGCTGGACTGCATATCACACATCCTGTGACGCCAAATCCTTTCCGCTCGCCGGTGAAACATCACGTGCCTTCCAGCAATCTTCCTTCTTACAGCAATGGTTTTGTGTTCGGAGTAAATACATGA
- the LOC103434515 gene encoding uncharacterized protein → MNQQSQGTGSLSSPDPPMKRKRGRPRKDENLAPAESPTVMPGADSLKKTKQSASASDDVENEMVGQVVTGVIEGAFDAGYLLNVRVGDTDTQLRGVVFLQEKITPITPANDIAPHIRMCKRREIPLPPLNPQSQRHESARPSEQSNRQPVDVKPQIPTVPNQTQSSVPQSGISESLENKSFLFMIPPVVNLPKNDAGLPLGRKVMSQQFPEPRTDSQSAPAMPKPEHNNVVEQEKVLEEVGAATVMEGPNGFEANKASKTETTAEPIADVPGVEPVCKAPEIQTQAVGSEKSTSFADEVNSFGLELNQTPVFAEPSAMTVMPVGELNQTPASAEPGAISVMPVVETEVKDHQIQAQAVDSENEKSALGHDGAKSPNLELNQTPIFAEPASVAVITGIETLCKDSQIQPPDFGPENSSLIHDAVKSLDVELSQTPFAATVTMPSVSKIAAEGSIPLGTAEPQIPPSDGISSVECDVEDVILPAQS, encoded by the coding sequence ATGAATCAACAGAGTCAAGGAACGGGCTCTTTATCTTCACCAGACCCCCCTATGAAGCGAAAACGTGGACGTCCACGTAAGGATGAGAACTTGGCTCCGGCAGAGAGTCCAACTGTGATGCCAGGAGCTGACAGTTTGAAGAAAACCAAACAGAGTGCAAGTGCAAGTGATGATGTTGAGAATGAAATGGTAGGCCAGGTAGTCACTGGCGTGATTGAAGGGGCATTTGATGCTGGATATCTTCTGAATGTTAGGGTCGGAGACACTGACACTCAGCTGAGGGGTGTTGTATTCCTACAGGAGAAAATCACTCCCATTACACCAGCAAATGACATTGCTCCGCATATTAGGATGTGCAAAAGAAGAGAAATTCCCCTACCGCCTCTCAACCCACAATCTCAGCGTCATGAGTCTGCCCGCCCATCGGAACAAAGTAATAGGCAACCTGTTGATGTGAAACCCCAAATACCTACAGTTCCTAACCAAACTCAATCCTCTGTCCCTCAGTCTGGAATCTCGgagtcacttgaaaacaaatCTTTCCTTTTTATGATTCCTCCAGTTGTTAATTTGCCGAAGAATGATGCAGGCCTGCCCTTGGGAAGAAAAGTCATGTCACAACAATTTCCGGAACCAAGAACTGATAGCCAATCTGCCCCTGCGATGCCAAAGCCAGAGCATAATAATGTTGTTGAACAGGAGAAAGTGTTGGAGGAAGTTGGAGCTGCCACAGTAATGGAAGGGCCAAATGGTTTCGAGGCCAATAAAGCATCAAAAACAGAAACAACAGCTGAACCAATTGCTGACGTACCCGGCGTTGAACCTGTGTGTAAGGCTCCTGAAATTCAAACTCAGGCTGTGGGTTCTGAAAAGAGTACATCATTTGCTGATGAAGTAAACAGCTTTGGACTTGAACTCAACCAAACGCCTGTATTTGCTGAACCCTCAGCAATGACTGTCATGCCAGTTGGTGAACTCAACCAAACACCTGCATCTGCTGAACCCGGAGCAATTTCTGTCATGCCAGTCGTTGAAACTGAAGTTAAGGATCATCAAATTCAAGCTCAGGCTGTGGATTCTGAAAATGAAAAGAGCGCATTGGGTCATGATGGTGCAAAGAGCCCAAATCTCGAGCTCAACCAAACTCCTATATTTGCCGAACCTGCCTCTGTCGCTGTCATAACAGGCATTGAAACCCTATGTAAGGATTCTCAAATCCAACCTCCAGATTTCGGTCCTGAAAATAGTTCATTGATTCATGATGCGGTCAAGAGCCTGGACGTAGAACTCAGCCAAACTCCTTTTGCTGCAACTGTTACTATGCCATCCGTATCAAAGATTGCTGCGGAAGGATCGATTCCTCTCGGAACTGCCGAACCTCAAATCCCTCCTTCTGATGGCATTAGCAGCGTGGAGTGTGACGTCGAAGATGTCATTCTACCTGCACAATCGTAG
- the LOC103434513 gene encoding iron-sulfur cluster assembly SufBD family protein ABCI8, chloroplastic isoform X2 translates to MASLLANGISSFSPQAASEPPKFPKGFHPKLDSLKFSGQKTSPKRVFRVRADVGYEPKTVESDPSTSGKLSIEEFLRNREYDKKFGFNIDIDSFSIPKGLSRETIELISSLKGEPDWMLEFRLNAFEKFLTMKEPQWSDNRYPAINFQDMCYFSAPKKKPALNSLDEADPELLKYFDRLGVPLNEQNRLANVAVDAVLDSVSIATTHRKALEEKGVIFCSISEAIREYPDLVRKYLGRVVPTGDNYYAALNSAVFSDGSFCYIPKDTKCPMQISTYFRINALETGQFERTLIVADDRSFVEYLEGCTAPSYDTNQLHAAVVELYCGEGAEIKYSTVQNWYAGDEQGKGGIYNFVTKRGLCAGARSKISWTQVETGSAITWKYPSVVLEGDDSVGEFYSVALTNNYQQADTGTKMIHKGKNTRSRIISKGISAGNSRNCYRGLVQVQSKAENAKNSSQCDSMLIGDTAAANTYPYIQDLNLDLAVLH, encoded by the coding sequence ATGGCGTCTCTGCTAGCCAACGGAATCTCCAGCTTCTCTCCCCAAGCTGCTTCAGAACCGCCCAAGTTCCCGAAAGGGTTTCACCCGAAGCTCGATTCCTTGAAGTTTTCGGGTCAGAAAACCTCTCCGAAAAGGGTCTTCCGGGTCCGCGCAGATGTCGGGTACGAGCCGAAAACGGTTGAATCCGATCCGAGCACTTCAGGTAAGCTTTCGATTGAGGAATTTCTTCGCAATCGCGAGTACGATAAGAAATTCGGGTTTAATATAGATATAGATTCGTTTTCGATTCCGAAAGGGCTTTCTAGGGAGACGATTGAGTTGATTTCGTCGCTGAAAGGCGAGCCTGATTGGATGCTTGAATTTAGATTGAATGCTTTTGAGAAGTTTTTGACTATGAAGGAGCCGCAATGGTCTGATAATCGATACCCTGCAATCAATTTTCAAGATATGTGTTATTTCTCGGCCCCTAAGAAGAAGCCCGCATTGAATAGTCTCGATGAGGCGGACCCGGAACTTCTTAAGTACTTTGATAGGTTGGGAGTGCCGTTGAATGAGCAGAATCGATTGGCTAATGTTGCGGTGGACGCAGTTCTTGATAGCGTGTCGATAGCCACCACACATAGGAAGGCCTTGGAGGAGAAAGGTGTGATCTTTTGTTCGATATCGGAGGCAATTAGGGAGTACCCTGATTTAGTTAGGAAGTATTTGGGTAGAGTGGTGCCTACTGGGGATAACTATTATGCTGCTTTGAACTCTGCGGTGTTTAGTGATGGATCGTTTTGTTATATACCTAAGGACACTAAGTGCCCGATGCAGATTTCAACTTATTTTCGGATAAATGCGTTGGAGACGGGGCagtttgagaggactttgataGTGGCTGATGATAGGAGTTTTGTGGAGTATTTGGAGGGGTGTACTGCACCGTCTTATGATACAAACCAGCTTCATGCTGCAGTGGTAGAGTTGTATTGTGGTGAAGGGGCTGAAATTAAGTACTCCACGGTGCAGAATTGGTATGCCGGAGATGAGCAAGGGAAGGGAGGGATTTATAATTTCGTTACCAAGCGAGGGCTTTGTGCTGGGGCTCGCTCGAAAATATCTTGGACCCAGGTGGAGACAGGGTCTGCCATTACTTGGAAATATCCGAGTGTTGTTTTGGAGGGCGATGATTCTGTGGGCGAGTTCTACTCAGTAGCTTTGACTAATAATTATCAGCAGGCAGACACAGGTACAAAGATGATACACAAGGGCAAAAATACAAGAAGCAGAATTATTTCAAAGGGCATATCAGCTGGGAATTCAAGGAACTGTTATCGGGGCCTTGTTCAGGTTCAATCCAAGGCAGAGAATGCTAAAAATTCCTCACAGTGTGATTCAATGCTTATTGGAGATACGGCGGCTGCCAACACCTACCCATACATCCAG